The proteins below are encoded in one region of Rhododendron vialii isolate Sample 1 chromosome 7a, ASM3025357v1:
- the LOC131332730 gene encoding uncharacterized protein LOC131332730 translates to MFWKSGANELHTVPLGEDHMRVSIDVVKVKDALLPIPISEEVATVGDAVGWFVAWPKDLIFFAPEVASKKPSMVGNEAVCKKPRMTGNKNALKHHGVVGRKVVGDEVTSKNVEWESNLEYIEIFTTLTKHTDKMEAFQIPIDDDIFGAEVDAQLQKVDMEYMCHMKEVSATCIMLYIRQLYSGIKVSNMDTRFAFVNPCSLSENYKTSEASKPGMLASRLEDVKNDQLLLVPCNIGVHWVLCVIDLSSSTVYYMDSINKEVHSPLKLLIKTAFKIYDSSKGVRSSRIINWKTVECPKQPTNVECGFYVMKYMKDLIREERILSRGSFNGKKTYTKAEIDEVRAEWIKSVMNEI, encoded by the exons TACCTATCTCCGAAGAGGTGGCTACAGTAGGAGATGCGGTTGGTTGGTTTGTAGCTTGGCCCAAAGACCTTATATTTTTTGCCCCTGAG GTTGCTTCAAAAAAACCTAGCATGGTTGGGAATGAG GCTGTTTGTAAAAAACCTCGCATGACTGGAAATAAG AATGCTTTGAAACATCATGGAGTGGTTGGTCGTAAAGTCGTCGGCGATGAG GTGACTTCAAAAAATGTGGAGTGGGAAAGTAATTTGGAATACATTGAGATATTTACCACATTGACCAAACACACCGATAAGATGGAAGCTTTTCAAATTCCTATAGATGATGACATATTTGGTGCGGAGGTTGATGCTCAACTGCAAAAAGTTGACATGGAGTACATGTGTCATATGAAAGAAGTATCTGCTACATGCATAATGTTATACATAAG ACAACTCTATTCGGGTATCAAGGTTTCCAATATGGATACAAGATTTGCATTTGTTAACCCTTGCTCACTTAGTGAAAATTATAAGACTAGTGAAGCTTCAAAGCCCGGAATGCTTGCAAGTCGACTTGAAGATGTCAAGAATGACCAATTGCTTTTGGTTCCTTGTAATATTGG GGTCCATTGGGTATTGTGTGTCATTGATTTGTCATCTTCAACAGTGTACTACATGGATTCAATTAATAAGGAAGTCCACTCACCCCTTAAACTCTTGATTAAGAC TGCATTCAAAATCTATGACAGCAGTAAGGGAGTTCGGAGTAGTCGAATTATTAATTGGAAAACAGTCGAG TGCCCGAAACAACCTACAAACGTGGAATGTGGGTTCTATGTAATGAAATACatgaaagatttgattagaGAAGAGAGGATCTTAAGCAGAGGAAGT ttcaatggaaaaaaaacttacacGAAAGCCGAAATTGATGAAGTGCGAGCCGAGTGGATAAAGTCCGTCATGAACGAAATATAA
- the LOC131332728 gene encoding disease resistance protein RPH8A-like produces the protein MTLIRLWVAEGFVEVKAGMTKEEVAEGYVNELINRSLVQVAKKRRDGRSKSYRIHDLWREIVVSKSREQNFVSLTSAEKLTRVTELPEEILKLQYLRHLLLTSVNKRLRGCYDGFHVLTGFKVPKGIGSLTSLQKLCYIEAENGNGKVLCSSLEKLNNLQSLHVGAKEEDEIIDLDSLSSAPRRIRTLYLKGRLQDLPHWIHSLHNLTRVCLWWSKLRDVDPLQSFQDLPHLVSLNLGAAYEGEGLCFKAGGFESLKCLCLTRMEGLKWVRVEAGSMPLLEEAYLCECKSMKKLPSGIEHLTNLKLLDLADLSDSLITSLNRDLKGGDFWKIAHIPKVLIVDSKSGIWKITYL, from the exons ATGACGTTAATTCGGTTGTGGGTGGCGGAAGGATTTGTAGAAGTGAAAGCTGGAATGACAAAAGAAGAAGTTGCTGAGGGATACGTTAATGAGCTAATCAATAGAAGTTTAGTTCAAGTGGCAAAGAAGAGGCGTGATGGGAGGTCGAAAAGTTATCGAATCCATGACCTTTGGCGTGAAATAGTTGTTTCAAAGTCTAGAGAGCAAAACTTTGTGTCATTAACTAGTGCCGAGAAG TTGACACGTGTTACAGAGTTGCCAGAAGAGATACTGAAGTTGCAATATCTTCGTCATCTCTTATTGACTAGTGTTAACAAAAGATTGAGGGGTTGTTACGATGGTTTTCACGTTTTAACTGGATTCAAAGTCCCAAAAGGAATAGGGAGCTTGACATCCTTGCAGAAATTATGTTATATTGAGGCAGAAAATGGAA ATGGAAAGGTGCTATGTTCATCCCTTGAGAAGCTAAACAACCTTCAATCGTTgcatgttggtgcaaaagaggAAGATGAGATCATTGATCTAGATTCTTTGTCTTCGGCACCTCGACGAATTAGGACACTCTATTTAAAAGGACGCCTACAAGACCTACCCCACTGGATACATTCACTTCACAACTTGACGAGAGTATGCTTATGGTGGAGTAAGTTAAGGGATGTTGATCCACTGCAATCCTTTCAAGACTTGCCACATTTGGTTAGCCTTAATCTCGGGGCGGCTTATGAAGGAGAAGGATTATGTTTCAAGGCAGGTGGGTTTGAAAGCCTCAAATGTTTATGTCTGACTCGAATGGAAGGATTAAAATGGGTGAGAGTGGAGGCTGGCTCAATGCCTCTTCTTGAAGAGGCATATCTCTGTGAGTGCAAATCGATGAAGAAGTTGCCCTCAGGGATTGAACATCTGACCAACCTTAAACTTCTTGACTTGGCAGATTTGTCAGATAGCTTGATTACAAGTTTGAATAGAGACTTAAAAGGTGGGGATTTTTGGAAAATTGCACACATCCCTAAAGTTTTGATTGTGGACAGCAAATCGGGcatttggaaaataacttatcTATAA
- the LOC131332729 gene encoding putative disease resistance protein At1g50180 yields MAEGAVFQLLSNFAPYLQEEVNLLTGVGEEIEFIRAEFERMTNFLRVADAVEERNLELKVWLKQVREAAYDTADALDIADALDMYMLRLGHQHGAGFCGFICKVSCFIKTLKARHQIASEVKRIKSKFIDISTGYQRYSNVDGTIEKGSSSTHSGIVWYDCRGDALLLQEADLVGISKPKSQLIQWLLDVDPQLKVEELLKDMIQQLFEEFRLPLPQGMDNMNTNSLKRIINDFLQQKSQIVLTTRNLDLASFASKEYHGSVYTLQPLPCEPSWELFCKKAFQGNPCPSYLEDLSRDILKRCEGLPLAIVAIGGLLSTKENRLDEWEMIYRGLGAELESNDKLMSMKKILSLSYFDLPYYLKLCFL; encoded by the exons atggcAGAGGGTGCGGTGTTCCAACTTCTATCCAACTTCGCACCCTATCTCCAGGAAGAGGTAAACCTGTTAACCGGAGTGGGGGAGGAGATTGAATTCATTAGAGCCGAATTCGAGCGCATGACAAATTTCCTCAGAGTAGCTGATGCTGTGGAAGAGAGAAACCTGGAACTCAAAGTATGGTTGAAGCAAGTTCGAGAAGCTGCATATGACACTGCAGATGCTCTTGACATTGCAGATGCTCTTGACATGTACATGCTTCGCCTTGGACATCAACATGGCGCAGGATTCTGCGGGTTTATTTGCAAGGTTTCTTGCTTTATTAAGACTTTGAAAGCTCGCCACCAAATTGCTTCTGAAGTAAAACGAATCAAGTCCAAATTCATTGATATTTCCACGGGATATCAGAGATATAGTAACGTAGATGGCACAATAGAGAAAGGCTCAAGCTCCACTCATTCTGGCATTGTATGGTATGATTGTCGTGGCGACGCCCTTCTACTCCAAGAAGCTGACCTTGTGGGCATCAGCAAGCCCAAATCACAATTGATTCAGTGGCTATTGGATGTAGATCCTCAACTCAAG GTCGAAGAGCTTTTAAAAGACATGATCCAACAACTCTTTGAAGAATTCAGGCTACCACTCCCACAAGGAATGGACAATATGAATACAAATAGCTTGAAAAGGATAATTAATGATTTTCTGCAGCAGAAGAG CCAAATAGTCCTAACAACGAGAAATCTTGACTTAGCCTCTTTCGCTAGTAAAGAATATCATGGTTCTGTTTATACTCTCCAACCCTTACCTTGCGAACCTTCATGGGAGTTGTTTTGCAAGAAGGCATTTCAAGGGAATCCTTGTCCCTCGTATTTGGAAGATCTTTCAAGAGACATCTTGAAAAGATGTGAGGGTTTACCACTTGCAATTGTGGCAATCGGTGGTCTTTTATCAACAAAGGAGAACCGTCTTGACGAGTGGGAGATGATTTACCGCGGCCTTGGAGCAGAACTAGAAAGCAATGACAAACTCATGAGCATGAAAAAAATACTGTCCCTCAGTTACTTTGATCTCCCTTACTATCTCAAGTTATGTTTTCTATAA